One part of the Alosa alosa isolate M-15738 ecotype Scorff River chromosome 4, AALO_Geno_1.1, whole genome shotgun sequence genome encodes these proteins:
- the LOC125292993 gene encoding scavenger receptor cysteine-rich type 1 protein M130 encodes MIFLLLYLHIQTIHGQNKLILSGGSNACEGRVDVYHQGKWGHVGPINWHIENSNVVCRSLNCGTALETTFGFKDDHHLTQQVWADDIKCEGTEKHLWDCPSPTWGIVKSSHLQHVYIKCSDKPEPSLVLKGRTGCAGFVRLNTTKDNHVYLCSGDWESIDVRLSYGLDKCSGRVEIYYKGAWKRVRANDWKRVHSDIVCSHLQCGKGYREGHDLFVDGDALDTLELSLKAQYSQMFFVEKKSSCSGMVGVEQAGKSYSLSGQPGVWNDSAAEHVCQKMQCGHMANYSTSVNHTATDWMQLDCPVSSDNCTLRRASSITTEAAEVTCTDEVTLKLTNDNKDLEKSKRRCWGEVSVCHGDACHGVCGDVWSEKHSEMLCQDLGCGRPVTNLERKSPNTLKATVSSVHCPSKVSDLSRCRFVMNATCKVSTIYVVCSETGCGGVITPTAADIMTNSKAKVIKCDQAFQSLVNCTVTKEPCDKQRIPRVRCSGWSRPVVVGKSACSGGVFVKTEAPERLHAMSSTGWGDRESRALCKSLDCGDLVTNSSGPTVSFENWWNKTYNCNDGDQSIWNCEEKHLPLYTINCTDSLNFNLTDQCGGEIQVLYGGELKPACLKKGNTPSLLCNQVKGCGNVNSSKKSLPRRGQRKDHLSFSCDLDKDLEYCMRLSSCEKDDLTELYCDGFKEITPPPELPINFIVGVSVGLPLLVIAIALVLWQRRHILYRLRGRRAFSQTRSTLASDNFEDIELNVKEERDIGLKSQANGQGKGLDSQASSEYDDVDEEADAGFNSADEAPPLPDRPALGGELDDGDDYTDGYDDVDQLPLEEEEDPEEPGVPPQPEEGSVPVPLDEEDYVQPDDDK; translated from the exons ATGATTTTCTTACTACTATACTTGCACATTCAGACCATCCATG GGCAGAACAAACTGATCCTCAGCGGTGGCTCCAACGCATGTGAAGGCCGAGTGGATGTCTACCATCAGGGCAAATGGGGCCATGTTGGACCCATCAACTGGCACATCGAAAACAGTAATGTTGTGTGCAGAAGCCTGAATTGTGGCACTGCCCTCGAAACTACGTTTGGGTTCAAGGATGACCACCATTTAACACAACAGGTTTGGGCAGATGATATTAAGTGTGAAGGGACTGAGAAACACCTCTGGGACTGCCCGTCTCCAACATGGGGTATTGTAAAGTCCAGCCACCTGCAGCATGTTTATATCAAATGCTCTG ACAAACCTGAACCCAGCCTGGTACTGAAGGGAAGAACGGGATGTGCTGGATTTGTGCGACTCAATACAACAAAAGACAATCACGTTTATCTGTGCTCAGGTGATTGGG AAAGCATTGATGTGCGCCTCAGTTATGGTCTGGATAAGTGTTCTGGAAGAGTGGAGATCTACTACAAGGGCGCATGGAAGAGAGTGCGCGCAAATGACTGGAAACGTGTGCACTCTGACATAGTTTGCTCCCATTTACAATGTGGGAAGGGCTACAGGGAGGGGCATGATCTTTTTGTTGATGGGGACGCACTGGACACACTGGAACTGTCACTGAAGGCCCAAT ATAGCCAGATGTTCTTTGTGGAAAAGAAATCCTCTTGCTCAGGAATGGTTGGAGTGGAGCAGGCAGGGAAGAGTTACTCCCTCTCCGGACAGCCAGGCGTTTGGAATGACAGCGCCGCGGAACACGTCTGTCAGAAGATGCAGTGTGGCCACATGGCCAACTACAGCACATCCGTTAACCACACGGCCACTGACTGGATGCAGCTTGACTGCCCAGTGTCCAGTGACAATTGCACGCTTCGACGAGCCAGCTCAATCACCACTGAGGCTGCTGAAGTGACATGCACTG ATGAGGTGACCCTGAAATTAACAAACGACAACAAGGATTTGGAGAAGAGCAAGCGTCGGTGCTGGGGTGAGGTCAGCGTGTGCCACGGAGATGCTTGCCATGGGGTCTGCGGGGATGTGTGGAGCGAAAAGCACTCCGAGATGCTGTGCCAGGACCTTGGCTGTGGAAGACCTGTCACCAACCTCGAACGCAAGTCCCCGAATACCCTCAAAGCGACCGTCAGCAGTGTGCACTGCCCGTCCAAGGTGTCCGACTTGAGCCGCTGCAGATTTGTAATGAACGCGACCTGTAAGGTGTCTACTATCTATGTTGTCTGCTCAG AAACGGGCTGTGGAGGAGTAATAACTCCTACAGCAGCAGACATAATGACCAACTCGAAGGCCAAAGTGATCAAATGTGACCAGGCTTTCCAGTCCCTAGTGAACTGCACAGTAACGAAAGAACCCTGTGACAAACAGCGCATCCCCAGAGTCAGATGCTCAG GCTGGAGTCGTCCGGTGGTGGTGGGGAAGAGTGCGTGCAGCGGTGGCGTGTTCGTCAAGACGGAAGCCCCCGAGCGCCTCCATGCCATGAGCTCAACCGGCTGGGGCGACAGGGAATCAAGAGCACTGTGCAAGAGTCTGGACTGCGGGGACCTGGTGACAAACAGCAGCGGGCCCACCGTCAGTTTCGAGAACTGGTGGAACAAAACCTACAACTGCAACGATGGAGACCAGAGCATTTGGAACTGCGAGGAAAAACACCTACCA TTGTACACAATCAATTGCACAGAC AGCTTGAACTTTAATCTGACGGACCAGTGCGGAGGGGAGATCCAAGTGCTCTACGGTGGTGAATTGAAGCCTGCATGCCTGAAGAAAGGAAATACGCCCAGTCTTCTATGCAACCAGGTCAAAGGATGCGGGAACGTCAACAGCAGCAAGAAAAGCTTGCCCAGACGTGGCCAGAGAAAAGATCATCTTTCATTCTCGTGTGATTTGGACAAAGACCTAGAGTACTGTATGAGACTCTCCTCTTGTGAGAAGGATGACTTAACTGAGTTATACTGTGATG GTTTCAAAGAGATAACCCCTCCTCCTGAACTCCCCATCAATTTCATTGTGGGAGTTTCTGTTGGACTGCCACTGCTGGTGATAGCGATCGCACTGGTACTGTGGCAAAGAAGACATATTCTGTATAGGCTGCGTG GGAGACGGGCCTTTTCCCAGACCAGATCAACTCTTGCAAGTGATAACTTTGAGGATATAGAGCTCAAtgtgaaagaagagagagatattggACTGAAGAGTCAAG CAAATGGACAGGGGAAAGGTCTGGATAGCCAAGCCTCCTCCGAGTATGATGACGTTGACGAGGAAGCAGACGCTGGATTTAACAGTGCAGATGAAGCGCCACCTCTTCCAGACAGACCAG cCCTTGGTGGAGAACTGGACGATGGTGATGATTATACAGATGGCTACGACGACGTGGACCAACTACCactggaagaggaagaagacCCAGAGGAGCCGGGCGTGCCGCCCCAGCCTGAGGAGGGCTCGGTGCCTGTGCCATTGGATGAGGAGGACTACGTCCAGCCAGATGACGACAAGTGA
- the si:dkey-8e10.3 gene encoding serine/threonine-protein kinase SBK1: MIELGMPAGSLIDELMELTAQSLSHLEIKEHFNIIKEIGRGKYGKVLLVTHRFRGTPMALKVMPKASTKLQGFLREYCISLHLSRHPCIVGLFGIAFQSKEHYGFAQELVIGRDLFAVIKPRVGIPECAAKRVAEQVASALEFIHDHGLVHRDIKPENVLLLDSHCHQVKLADFGLTQKKGTLIRMISGTLPYMAPELCAMAVEEGETEAKAPPLSVEPSLDTWAFGVLVFCILTGFFPWDRCVPSDDFYEEFADWCQQPSIADVPSQWKKFSPAALEMFSKVLALDATQRCLVSEVKAYVEKDWLKAGSSNGLPWADSKKVNGTISPSLGRSSPVREALA, translated from the exons ATGATTGAACTGGGGATGCCGGCCGGGAGTCTGATCGACGAGCTGATGGAGCTCACTGCCCAGAGCCTCAGCCACCTGGAGATCAAGGAGCACTTCAACATCATCAAGGAGATTGGCCGCGGAAAGTACGGCAAAGTGCTGCTGGTCACACATCGCTTCAGGG GGACACCGATGGCACTCAAAGTGATGCCCAAAGCTTCGACCAAGCTGCAGGGCTTCCTGCGCGAGTACTGCATCTCCCTGCACCTGTCACGCCACCCGTGCATCGTGGGACTCTTCGGAATCGCCTTCCAGTCCAAAGAGCACTATGGCTTTGCCCAAGAGCTGGTGATTGGCCGGGACTTGTTTGCGGTTATCAAGCCAAGG GTGGGTATTCCAGAGTGTGCAGCGAAGCGCGTCGCCGAGCAGGTGGCCAGCGCACTGGAATTCATCCACGACCACGGCCTGGTCCACCGCGACATCAAGCCCGAGAACGTCCTGCTGCTCGACAGCCACTGCCACCAGGTCAAGCTGGCCGACTTCGGGCTCACCCAAAAGAAGGGCACCCTGATCCGCATGATCTCGGGCACCCTGCCCTACATGGCGCCCGAGTTGTGTGCCATGGCAGTGGAGGAGGGTGAGACGGAGGCCAAGGCGCCCCCGCTCAGCGTGGAGCCCAGCCTGGACACATGGGCATTTGGCGTGCTCGTCTTCTGCATCCTCACCGGCTTCTTCCCCTGGGACCGCTGCGTGCCATCTGACGACTTCTACGAGGAGTTCGCAGATTGGTGCCAGCAGCCGTCCATCGCAGATGTCCCGTCCCAGTGGAAGAAGTTCAGCCCCGCCGCCCTGGAGATGTTTAGCAAGGTGCTAGCCTTGGATGCCACCCAGAGGTGCTTGGTAAGTGAGGTGAAGGCGTATGTGGAGAAGGACTGGCTCAAAGCAGGGAGCTCTAATGGCCTTCCATGGGCAGACAGCAAGAAGGTCAATGGCACGATCAGCCCTAGCTTGGGCAGAAGCAGCCCTGTCCGTGAGGCGTTGGCATGA